Below is a window of Shewanella khirikhana DNA.
CTGACTAACCTAGGGGGCGTGGAGAAATGTCTCAAGAAGCAAGGATCTGGATAGCGAAGATTGACAGCTGAATGCGGAAAATCTGCTTGCAAACCGACAAGCGGATCTGTGGACAATAGAAAAGCAGGGGTAGCTATGCTGTTTCAGTCATTGGTTGGTGCCGATGCCGACGCCGATGGGCTGCTGCAACCTGCGTTGAAGCTGGCGCAAAAACGGGTGGTGGTGAAACGCCCCGACTACGCCGAAGATCTCGATGGCATCAAACCCAGCACCCGGATTGAAACCAAAAAAAACCGCTTCGACGTCTACGTCAAAGCGGCCATGGGTTGAGCTTTCGTCAGCGTTTAAAGCGCTGCCATAGGCTTGGCAGCAGCGACGACACTATCATGCCAGCCATCAGTAAATACTGTGTCTGGGAATACTGCTCACCTATCAGCAAGACCCCCAAGGCAATACCGGTAATGGGGTTGGCTATGCCGCCAAAGGTAAAGTCGACAATACTCATCCGCTGCATCAAAAACACGTACAGACCATAAGCCAGGACAGTGTTGAACAGCACTATCCAGCCAATCCCGGCCAACTCGCGGCCACTGAAGCCATCTGCCACTGCAGCAAAACCAGCAGGGGCCAGCAGCCACTGCACAGCACTAATCAGTGCCAGGATGGCGCCGCCCAGAATAAGCTGCCATACCAGCACGTCCCACCAATGCAGCTTACCACTCAGGGTTTGTGTCATCCGACTGCCAACAATAATGCAGCCAATTGCCGCCAGCATCGCCACCAACCCCACCGGATTGAGGGTCAGGCTACCCGGATTGAACAGCATTAATCCGAGCAGTAACAAAGACACACCGGCCACAATTTGTGCAACTGAAGGCTTATGTTTCAGCACCAGAAATTGGAAAATCATCGCGAACAACGGCACAGATACCATGCCGACACCTGAGATAGCGGAGGGCAAAGTATGGGCCATCACAAAGATCAAACTGAAGAATAAAGCGATGTTCACCGCCCCCAATTTGAGCAGTGGCCAAAGGTGTTGCCGCGACGGCAAGCGGGGGCGAACACACAACAGGATCAGTCCGGCGGGCAACGCCCGAATCGCTCCCAAAAGCAGGGGTGGCCAGTCGGGTAAGGTGTACTGAGTGACCCCGTAGGTCGTTCCCCACAAGGCAGCCGTGAGCAGGGCTAAAATTATGTTCATACAAAGTATCTTCACATCAAGATTTATTTCAGCCTATCTCAGAAAAATCTTTCCGTAAAGTATCTTTATGCTAAGATAATTTTATCCCAATGAAAAATTGAGAATTATTATGGATGCAGTAGATAAGATTTTGGCGCAGTGGGCAAAAGAGAAACCCGATATGGATACCCTCGCCATGGGGATCATGGGGCGCCTGGCCAGGTTAACCAAGCATCTGGAGCAAGAAATTGCACAATGTCACAAGGCCTATGGTCTCAAACCGGGCGAGTTTGATGTGCTCGCAACCTTGCGTCGAAGTGGTGCGCCATACCGGCTTACACCGTCCGATTTATTGGCTGCCATGATGCTGACATCCGGTGCCATGACCAACCGATTGGACCGTCTCGAAGCCAAGGGACTGATAGCCCGTGAGCCGAGTCAAAAGGACAGACGCAGTGTCGAAGTTTGTCTCACCCCCAAGGGAATTTCGACTCAGGCGCAGGTGTTATCGAGTCACGTTGAAACGCAAAAACGTCTGCTGAACCAACTAAGCCGGGACGACCAAAAATTGCTCAGCACCCTGTTGAAGTCCTGGTTGCATCGATTCGAGTAAATCAGTTTAAAAAACTCACTTTTAAACTAAAAAACGAATCACGATACATACCCGCTCTGCCAGCTAAGACAAAGTTCACTTTGTCTTAGTCGCCAGGCATCAAACCCGAGCTTAAAACCCAAGGGTTCAGGATGCCGCTGTCCGTCCATTCAGCACGGTTTTTGTCGCTCTCACACTTGCTACCGTCTTGGCGCAGCACTTACGCCAGCCACTATACTGCAGTAAAAAACTCCACAACTCAACGGATGAATTTTATTCACCAACTAGTTAACAGGTGATTTGGGGTTTCATCCCCGCAGAACGCTGCCCTGTTTTTATCTTTATTGTTGAGTCCACCCAGGTAGTTTCAGCGTGTTTATAAACTGACGATTCTTCAGAGGCCGACCATTTCCGCAGGCATGTTCGGCAACCATGCTCTGTGCATTCGCCATCTATCATTAGCGGTCACTGCTTTGTACATTTCCGGCTCGGTTTATCCTGCTTGGGCTGGCAGTTGCTGGCTTAATTTTTCCATTTGGCACACCGATTAAGCTGTCTATGGCGCTGGCTTTAACCTAATAATTGTTGTTGGCTCCGCGGGCAAGGCAATTACACAAAACGCGGCATCAAACCCACGACGCATAAGGACGGGAAAACGCAGTGCCTTGGTAAATTCCAGGTGATACCAAACAACAAACACAACCCACACAAGTTTATTAAATTAATCAATACACGATAAAAAACAAACAAAGACAATTAAAATCAATAAAATATAAAAATGTTAGATTATTTTACTTCATCCATAACCAAATAGGAGAAATCTCAACCTGCCGACTTGAACGACCTTCACCGGAGCGGCATTCTCGGGCTGTTTCATGCCTTATTTCATCAGTAAATATTGGTGACCGATCCACCTTGATTACTGAAGTTGTAGTCTGGTTG
It encodes the following:
- a CDS encoding MarR family winged helix-turn-helix transcriptional regulator; this encodes MDAVDKILAQWAKEKPDMDTLAMGIMGRLARLTKHLEQEIAQCHKAYGLKPGEFDVLATLRRSGAPYRLTPSDLLAAMMLTSGAMTNRLDRLEAKGLIAREPSQKDRRSVEVCLTPKGISTQAQVLSSHVETQKRLLNQLSRDDQKLLSTLLKSWLHRFE
- a CDS encoding DMT family transporter — protein: MNIILALLTAALWGTTYGVTQYTLPDWPPLLLGAIRALPAGLILLCVRPRLPSRQHLWPLLKLGAVNIALFFSLIFVMAHTLPSAISGVGMVSVPLFAMIFQFLVLKHKPSVAQIVAGVSLLLLGLMLFNPGSLTLNPVGLVAMLAAIGCIIVGSRMTQTLSGKLHWWDVLVWQLILGGAILALISAVQWLLAPAGFAAVADGFSGRELAGIGWIVLFNTVLAYGLYVFLMQRMSIVDFTFGGIANPITGIALGVLLIGEQYSQTQYLLMAGMIVSSLLPSLWQRFKR